The sequence below is a genomic window from Maridesulfovibrio bastinii DSM 16055.
TTTCTGTTCGATTTAGTTTGAAAAATTTAAATTTGGTCGATCAAATCCCAAGTTCGAAGCAAAACAGTGAACGGAACTCTCTTTGAAGGCAATAGTTTTAAAAATATCAGAAAATATGCGTCTAGCGCTTAGGATAAGCGCTATTTTCTTCATGTTTTGGCAGGCTGCGCAGAGGAGACTTTGTTCTTGAGCCTTCGAGAGGCCGCGCATTCTGGCATAGCGATGTCCGTGAAGCTCTTTTGCATCAGCAAAACTACGCTCAACGGTTTCTTTTCG
It includes:
- a CDS encoding transposase encodes the protein RKETVERSFADAKELHGHRYARMRGLSKAQEQSLLCAACQNMKKIALILSARRIFSDIFKTIAFKESSVHCFASNLGFDRPNLNFSN